TGGAGTCTGTGAGTCTGGAATCTCCAAGGTCGACTGGCAGTTCCCTTCCCAGAGTGGCGCGTGTATTGCATGCGCCACATCAGCCTCTGTGTTCCGTTTTCTTTTGTTgcagtatttttctttatagttttctttgtgtaatgtagtttctaggttaataaaaatcttaaaaaaattagtacttTCGGACTTTGGTCCAAATGGAGTATTAGTCCCCCCTCTGCGTTGACGGGATTGTTGGGGTTTGGTATATATACCCTATCCTGCTTAGACGGGGTATGTGGttttgtaatctctgtcgtgGATAGAAGtgatattttctctaaagatcTAGGTCTTTAAagatttactgtctggactagaccatgtcagtcacgaaagtgtactgggaagatattaacgattgtaattgatttatttttcaaatcaactttgtaagtccttTCTTACTAAAGGTTAACATccgtttattaaaaaaaaaaaaattattatcagtAAAAATGGCTCTTTAGATGCCAAGAAACTCTAACTATAAGACTTGGGCAGAACTTGCAATTTCAAAGCAGTTTTCTTTCAAGAAATTTacggaataaaaaaaatcccttgGAGCTTGCTATCATTCCGAAAAGATTATCCagagttcaaaataaattaaaactattTGGCTTCTTGAGAGAGCTTCAGGTAAAGAAAAGCATATCTTGGCCCAAACGTAGAGTTCCAATCACAAGGATTTTAGAGAGACCCCACCGATGGTGCTAATTATATTGCTTAATTTGAACATAAACCACCTATCACATGTTTAGAAAATTAGAGCAAAGGTCAAGATAAGTTAGTTTGATTctatttccaaaaaataaatatgatctttttatgagaaatgatagttgtagacttgtagttgtgagtgtgcaagtgtcgtataattattttgaaaaaaatgaataaatataaaatataaaaaataataaacttttaataataaatcttattttttttaaaacgattgtacgATACTTGTACAttctacgattatatataatattactactTTTTTATGAATTATCATGTACAATCTGTTTTGGCTAAGAATGGATGCCtgaatgttcttttttttttaaaaaaaaaacaacccatccattacaaattgtttattttaatgataatattatgcaattctaatgatatttttttttttccaaaaagatggaattaaaattgaaaatagaagTCTTTTcctgtcaaaataaaaacagaaaaaccaCAGGATTGATAAGGGCCACTAGGTGGTGATCGAAACCAGCAGGTGACTAGAGTTAGAACAACGACTCGGCCACACctcccttctccttctccttctccttctccttctccttctccacctctttttttttttttgtttttttacctttcgttaaaaaaaaaaaaaaaaaactaaaacaaatgcTATTTTCGACATGACAACGCCCTATGTTTCTCATTAATTAgagtagacttaattaataacgAATGAGACTGTTCCAAAATTAACTTCAAACTGGACCGGTCTTCAAGGAAGCCGCCTTCCAATTGCTTAAAAGGCTAGTTTTCAAATGGATTATTTCCCAGACTTGGAAGTCATAACAGGATTTGATATTTATGACTGGTTTGGATATATATTGAGAGTATttcagaattttgtgaataataataagatattttaaattaaaatattttattaatttttgataagaaaaaatttttttgaataaaaataaaattattttattttcaagtcgaTATTTAGAACACATAATCCAAATTACTTAAATGGCTTGAGAATATGTAAGAACTTTATTGTATGTGTTATCCATATTggcttgagaatataattttttataaaatattataaagttaaaaaaattatttgaatcttatttttgaatattatttttattttgaagtttagaaaaattgtattgatttttatattttgttttgaaatttataaaaattataatgattaaataaaaaaattgaaaatataaaagaaactTATTTTGTACTTGAgtgatatttaagaaaataattttgataaatttttaaaactttctcgTTTCATTTTGTTACCAAACATGACGTTATTGTTCTTCAGTGCTTATTAATCGAATCTTCCTCAATCAGATCCCAAAGCAAGAAAACCCCTCCCTCACTCCCTGGTTTTCCCTATGAAAAAGTAAttcaatgaaaacaaaatcaacagAACAATCATTTTAACAAATAGTTTGTGGTTTTTCTCTTTAGAGTTAGAGATCACTCCTTAGTTCCACCTCATGATTATTATTAAAcgtttaaccaaattaatatccaaCAGTCTAAGACTTTTAGACCAATTAGTTAGACATTTAACAAGTAATATAAGAGCAAGAATCACGTCAAGAGTTTTAGTTACGGAGAAGATGACCTATAGGTCGGATTAAAATGTCTTAATGTTATATATGGACATAGTATTAAGTCATTAAATACTAATAGATTAGTGAAgctatcaaaagaaaaatgggctACAACCATGTCAGTGTCGATAGAGTAGACTGTCGTAGACGTCATTCTCAAGCCTTTCATTCCTTAAATATCCATGGTTGGCGATGCAAAACACGCTATGCAAACAGAGGGAGACTAATATCAAGCAGTTGAGTATGAAAAACTAGCCAATTAATCTCTAGGTCTTGCATAATAACAATTGCATGAAAATTgttattcttcaaaatttgtatgttattttcaaattaactcACTTCACTCGTGTCGAAATTTTGGTGGGATCACAATCAAATGAGAATAGACATTAGAGAAGTTGGGTTAAAAtaggagaaataaaaaaaaaaaaaaaaaggaggcaTAAGTTTCAGGGATATTGAATGCTTCAACAAGACTATGCTTATAAAGCAATGTTGGAGAATGCTAAAACAACCTCAATCCTTGGTTGCCAGAATtatgaaagataaatatttcaagCAAAGTGTGATCTCTTAAATGTAAAATTGGGTAATGAACCTTCGCTAATATGGAGGAGCCTACTTTCTTCTATGAGTTGGTTAAGCCATGTTGGATGTGGAAGGTGGGAATGGAAGGACAAAGTGACTGTCTATACCAACAACATACCACGTTCAATCCCCTATAAAGAATTTCAACAGAGAAACAACTGTAAGTGTACTTATTAAGCAAGGGACCAGTAGATGGAAGGAAAATCTAATTAATGAGACTTTCAACAAGGATGAAGCAGAGATTATTAACAGCATTCCCTTGAATAGGTTGtgtattaatgataaaattatatggataCATTCTAATAATGAGATGTTTACTGTTAAAAGTGCTTACCATTTAAAACATACTAGAAATAAACTAATGAAAGGGAAAACATCAAAACTAGCTAAAACAGAAGATGGCTGGAAGTGGATATGGGACTTAAAAGTGGAAGGAATGGTGAAACATTTCTTATGGAGGGTTGAAAAACATTTACTCCCAACGAAATTGAACATTTTCAAGAAGAATATTACTGATAATAGCTTATGCCCAGTTTGTGAAATAGAAGTTGAGTCATCTGTGCATGCTTTGTAGAGCTATCCTGCAGCCTCAAATGTTTGGGGAGAAACTGGGAGCCCATTGCAAAAGTGGTCTAGTAATGAAACTGTTTTTATGGAGCCATGGATGAAACTAAATAAGAAACTAAATACTGAAGAGGTTGAGTTAGTGGCTTATACAATGAGAAGAATATGGTTATGAAGAAACtccttaatttttgaaaaaaacagaTTTGAGCACCCGAGAATGGTGATTCTGAATGCAAAGCAGTGTCTAGTGGACTTTACTCTAGCACAGAGTTATAAATAGGAGAGTATGCTATCAAGAAGAGTAGAGAGAACCTGGAAAAACCAACGGGTTTATACTATAAGGCCAACGCTACCGTAGATAATCAGTCAAAGATTGTGGGGCTTATGATAATCAGAGACACTGCAAGAGAGATTTTGGCTGCTCTGTGTTCGGACATGAAGCATAAAATGAAGCCTGTTATAGCAGAGACACTGGCCTTGAGGAGAGCTATGGATTTTTGCATTGAGCTGGGGCTGTCAAGGGTGATACTGGAAGAAGATTCTCATACAGTTGTATACAGTTGTGAAGGATATAAACGGCAGGGGAGATATTTCTACAGATTATAGAAATGTGATTGTTGATATTCGAAGCATGCTTATTAAAAAGGGAAAAGCTTGGGGCCGGATGGGTTTAAAACCAAATTTCACACCGGCCAATTATATCTTGACACGCAAGCCATCCAAACAGAGGCTTGCTGCATCTCAAAACTGGCGATTCCCTCCCTTCTCCACACGTAATTCTACCGTTCTCTCCATTCTCGCTGCACTGCACTGCACCTGCATCAACCCTTCTCCAGACGAACAACCCAGACGTAAATCGTCCGTTCTCTCCAAGCCATAAGCCTCTCCGTTCCCATCAGCACCTGCACCAAcccttctctccctctcaaATGAAAGACTCATCTTTCATCTCTGAGCTTGAAATCTCATCTTGTTCTTCCCATCCCTCTCCAATACCAAGTCTGCACTCCAAATTCATAAGTGTTAGTCACAGAATCCTcaatgtataatatttttagaaagaaaacgaagattcacaaataaaaaaattgcaatagTAATCACGGTTTggtttcaataaataaataaaactgataAATTTAAAGCTTATTTATGCTttcattctaaatatttaaaaagcaaATTAAATGAAGGGCACAAATAACtgtagaacaaaaataatttgacAGAAATTCGAACAGGctatctaattaatttcctCTGTTCAAGGCCCCAAACAATAATCAACAGTATAACCCTTCATTTTCCAATTCTGTAACCTCTGGTTTTGCAGTAGCCAAACAGAGAAGAACAACAAATCAGAAGAAACCCAAGAGAAGGTTGCCCAACAATGAAGAACCCAGAACCagaatcaataacaaataaaaaaaaaacaattaaaatcagAGGGAGAGTGAATACCTTGAGGTTTACAAACTGGAAGTTTTTCAAAGAGAGAAAAGGAGAGCTGTTTATGAGCAACACCAATATCAAACAAAATGAGCCTTGAAGATGGATCGTTAACAATGATATCCTCAACCGGAAGCCATAGAAAGAGTTCTTCCTGAGACAAGCCCAACGTGTGGAGAAGGAAATAGATGGGAGGGAATCGCCTGCTTTGAGATGCAGCAAGTCTTTGTttagatggcttacgtgtcaaAATACAATTGATCAGtgtgaaatttaattttaaacccaTCCGACCCCAAGCTTTTCCCTATTAAAAAACCAAGACATAGTGTTTGCTTTACATATCCGGAGGACGATACTTGTGGCACATAAATTGGCGAAATCCAGTAACTATTGTttcatgaaaattaatattttttaaaaatttaattgtcgAATCTGAATCCgacaaaaatctcaaataatatgtaaatttaaatgATACAAATCTCGtacaaattcttaaaaaaaaaatctatataaaaaatattttttataatagaaactatattttattaaatgacttatataaagtttataaatCTCAAACACATTACTAAAAAGAATTACATCGACAATTGACAAAAATCACgcaaagtaaaaaataaaaataatcattcgtTATATAAACatcgcatattttttttaaaaattaattaatttttttatataaatttcacgattataaatattatttctcttaagatTAGACTTcttctaatatctaaatacttaacttttaaatcactaaactcatctcaactcaaaacttctttacacgtgaaatccataatatttttcaactcaatacctaTTTATACATgagatccataatttttttcaactttttataaatatatctaaacacatcttaacatccaaacacatttaaatttattctaaATAAATTCCACATAACTCATTctactattttaatttattattattcgtaaaaaaaaaaattaatttaactaaacattcaaacacaatttaaaataatgagATATACAGGACTGCAGGCTACGGTAGTGAACGTGGCAAAAGAAAGTAAGAAACTCCCCCTAATTCAAGCCAGCCAGGCGTATTTATTGAGGTCgcatgaaaaattcaaaagaaagaaCCGCGTGAcccaaactttttttatttcatatttcctCTCCGACCTTTCTAATATCACATAATTCCACTTTAGCCCCAAACAGAACCTTCCCCCAACAACCATTAATTCAAAGCGCCACCCCTTCCCCATTTCCTATTTCAAAGCAAAGGTCAGAggtcctttctctctctctctctctagatttaTTCACATTTCCTTCGCCGATCTCGTCGTCTCTCTTCTCTATCTGAATCTCCTGTGCTACGATTCTGTGGTCGGTTTGGCCGTCTAAGATTTTCAGAGATTATTAGCGCTTTCTTTTTTGGTTCATTTACATGGGTCAGCAATCTCTGATCTACAGCTTCGTGGCTCGGGGCACGGTTATCCTTGCCGAGTACACGGAGTTCACCGGAAATTTCACCACCATCGCCTCACAATGCCTCCAGAAGCTCCCGGCTTCCAACAACAAGTTCACCTATAACTGCGACGGCCATACCTTCAATTATCTCGTCGAGAACGGCTTCAGTATGTCCCTTATCTTTCTAATCTATTTATTCCTAATTTTTTCCATAGTTATAATTGGCACCAAATTCTGATCTGGATCTCCGTATCTTAGATTTGTTGATTTCTTTCCGTCAGGTCCTTGTGTTTGACCATCTGTTTGTGCCGAAATCCAGAACATATAGACATATGtttgtatgtatatgtatgcatgaaGTATGTTGGGTTTAAAGAAAGGATtccttgttataaaaaaaatatgtacatGGATATGTGTGAATTCCTTTTGAAGGTGTATATACTGTGGGATTGTTTCTTGATGCGTGAGATATCAATGTTGTCTGAATAAATATGGTTCTTGAGAtgtatttgttttgatattttgttaaatgTTTTGTCCTGAAAGGGAAATCgtcctgcatatatatatatatatatatatatatgcttcgcTAGTTCGCTTTGCCTCTGAGAAAGTGGAGGGAATTCACTCCATATGAAGGGCAAGCTCATTGCACGTTGAGCGGAGGGTTGGGTTAAAATGTTCGAGTGTTTATGTTTGTTTTCTATTGACTTAACATCTACATAAGATTTTAATGGGTGGTCAGTGTTGGTTTTTCCCTTCATCATTTGTCATATCTTTGTAATGTTGCGTGCAAATTAGATTGCTGCAGTATGCATTATCAAAtgggacaaaaataaaaaaaaagaaaaaaaaaggaaactttGTAGGTCGATTGTTATAGAACACGGTCAGATTTATATTACCTTCCAAATTTGATTTCCTatgatgttttaatttcttacctTTTATCTTGCTTCTTAAAATTGTTAAGAAGGAAAGAAACGGGGTAAGTGCTTAGTTTCCTGATCCAGTTATTTGGAATGGAAGTATAGCATCTTTTGCCATTATGACAATGAGAATTTGAATATGATCACATTTTTCACTGAAGATATCAAGTCAATTACCCTAGTTGTATACCTCAAACCTCTTTGTTGAATGTAGGCATTTGCGCCACATttattacatgatttttttatcagtcaCATTTATTATATGATGTTAACATTCTGAAGTGTATTATAGGCACCCCAGACTCTGGGATTGAGGTtctactttttaacttttacttttaaatGCTGCAGCCTATTGTGTAGTTGCTGTTGAATCTGCTGGCAGACAAATTCCCATTGCCTTGTTGGAGCGAGTTAAGGAAGATTTCAACAAGAGATATGGTGGAGGGAAAGCTGCAACTGCTGTTGCCAACAGCCTAAATAAAGAGTTTGGGTATGCATAAtcctttctttcattccttAAAGACGTGTCATTCCAAAAGGATTTTGACCATTTGATCAATATTATAGACCCAAACTGAAGGAGCACATGCAGTATTGTGCTGATCATCCTGAGGAGATAAGCAAGCTTGCAAAAGTGAAGGCTCAGGTTTCTGAAGTCAAGGGTGTTATGATGGAAAATATTGAGAAGGTATAGTGGCATTGCTTGTTGGTCTTGAAATGTTATGATGCAATTTGCAAGTAAAAATACTGAGTTGCATGTTTTTggtaaaaatatgttattgcTAATTGGTATGAAATATTAGATACTGATGTTAAGAATTGAAAGTGggtttttttcttccctttttatgTTTCTATTGAATAACACTGCATGTGCTGATTAAGATTCATCTGTTGTGTAGGTTCTTGACCGTGGTGAGAAGATTGAGCTGCTGGTGGATAAAACTGAGAACCTTCGCTCGCAGGTATGGGCGAATCTGTGTTTTTTTAACAGTCATTATTAGGTTCTTcccaattttatattttcttctctctatGTTGCATGACCTGATCCTTAATAGTTGGGATTCTCACTTGTTTTATCTCTAGTCTTTGGGATGAACACTTACTTCAGCATATAGGTTGATGTATTTATATTGATTCTGCATTCCAGGCACAAGATTTTAGGCAGCAAGGAACTCAGATCAGAAGGAAGATGTGGTTCCagaatatgaagataaaattgATTGTTTTGGGTATTCTCATTGCCTTGATTCTAATTATTGTCTTGTCTATTTGCCGTGGCTTCAATTGTTAAATTGCCTGGAACTTCCTGGACACTGCCTTTCTGGCATGCTGATTTCAATTGTCTAGGTTTTCCTTTCCACCTGGCTATTGGGTGTTTGATGTATTAGGTTATACCATCCCCTTCTGCTAGCCTTTTAGGAATGGGGAGAACTTGTTGTTTGGATTGGTGTATAGTTGATACGCTACAACCGCTACAAGTAGATAAATTTTCTATATGCTATTATTTGTTAtggctttttttgtttgctaAAGATGTAATGGAGAAATACTTGCCCGCATATTAGTATTCCTTTCGGAATGTATCGGACTTTTTTCCAATGTTTTTACTTCATATAATTTCTTTCCCCTCAATTGTTTTAGAGAGTAGCTAGTGGGGTTATTTTTTAGATCAGTCGAGCTAACAAACAATAATGGATGCAATGTTATTGTTTCCTTAAGGTCTTCTATTGTTATATCATTTAAGTAGAGTGTACAAGGTGCTAGAGAGGCGTAGTTACATACTTCCCCCCTTGAACTTTCAGTTGATTTTCAGCATAGCTGTAAACTAGTCATTGTAATTTGTTaactgaatattttttttaatgtcattcTTGGGCCATtaagaataattctttttactAGTCGATTTATCTATTGATGGTTCTGTTTTTCTAGTTTGTTTGAGATTGTGTTTGTTATTATTAgtgagtttctttttttttttgtccgaaTAATCTGTCCAATAATGCAAAGATAGGATCAGTACGAAGCATGATGATTATCGTCCATTCATTCGTATGATTCACATGTATTCTCCGATTACAACCCTAGAATGGTCTATAACTTCGGCTCCGTAGTTAGGTGATAGAGCTCAAATTTCTCCTCTGCCTGGTCAAAAATAAAGCTTCATTTCAGCCCCTTGTATTTGTAACACCATCTTGACGAAATTGGTTTCAAGTTTGAACAACACaagtttctaaaatatatttcgGCCTTTTTCACagcttgtatttatttttgtagatctTATTGATTTTGAGTGCCATTGACTATAATTATATGAAAGTGAAAGTCTTTTTTGTAATTGGACTAAAACAAATTATCACAAAAGCAACATCCCTAAACACAAGAAAGACAAACAACAAACCGAAATGAAACCAATTCCAAAGCTCCATAAAtgcaaacaaaaggaaaaaaaaaagaaaaagaaaaaggaaataatgaaaGTAAGAAAAGAATGTGGGAACTTTTTAGTTAACTAAAGAAAACTCAGTTTTGCGTTTAATGATTAATCTCAACCATATAGATATCTCACAAAAGGTTGTCTACGTTTTATACATCAAGAATCACTAAACTTTAAGATCACTAAAATCTGTGGTTCTACGCTGGGGTCAAATTGGTATTTAATATTGAGTCATGCTATATATCAGTTATTATTTTGCTACACATCCAACACTATAATAACTCATGATATATTCAACTTTATGTCACATCCAGTCATCactttcaatctctctctctccccttcctcAAGCTCTCTTCgacctctctctcctcaagctctcctCGGCCTCTCTCTCCAACTTATCTAACCTAAGTTTTGTtaaaggaaagagaagaaaaaaaaataaaacctttcACGTCAGGTGTGCTCCGGCCATTGACGTGGCTGATTCGAAgattatttctttaatatttatcatattttccCTCAATCGGTAAAAGACACCGTTCGGGCCCATCAGACGGAATGGTGTCCCCCTTTACAAGAAATCTAAGAAAATTGCAAAAAAGAGGGAGGGGGGGGATGGGAGGGGGATCAAACGTAGAAAAAAATATGGGTCGAGTTACTCATTTTGTAAGGTTGTGCAGAAATTGGACACTAATAGATTCCATAATTAAGCTAAATAGTTTTGGACTTTAGGCACTTGGGGATGATGCTTTTGTGCTTCGGGCAATCTTCCAAAAAATGAGGCGAGGAAAGGGTGTAATCATGTCGAGGGAATTACCTTCAATGATTTGAGGGCTCACCAATATTGGGTTCATCCGAGTGTTATTTGAGGGTACAGGGATGGAGAATAGACTTTGAATCATGGCAAGCATAACAGCATATAGGAGGTGGGTAATGCCAAATTTCTTGTCTGGTATATGTGAGATGATGGAGTTCCTAGCTTCGTAATGTTCCCTGTGGTGAGTTGGCTGTGGTGAGCTTTGTTTTCTGATGATAACCCTAATAAGGAAGGGTTTAGAATGATTCTTATTCACTCAACAGAACCCTTGACCCTATTCATTCTTTTAATATTCTGCTAGAAGATTGTGTCATTCCTATTCGTTTGCAGCTGTATCAATAGACATGATCAGATTCCTCAAGAATAGTATCCACCATGGACAACTAGCCCCTGACATTCTTAACTGAATCAGTCATGTTAAAATAACCCGTAAGAATATTAGCAGTGGACTCAACAAAATTTGACCAAAATTTAGCAagagaattcacttttataaatttagttagttattttttaacaacACCAAATAATAGACTCTCTAAATCTATAACTAATCTATTAAAATAGGATTAATTACACTTTACCCTTTAAACTtttactcaattcacaatgtgcctcaaaaactaataattgcatcaaagtggatcctcaaactttcaaaacttcccaAACCCCCCCCCTTTCAGTCTATCTACAATATTAAATCTAACGGAAATTCAATGCACGTGCtgctcatgtgcataacattcactgTAAATATGTAAtcttcatctaatttattatcattgaccatataaaatatataaaaaaaatatgctatcaattaataataaattataaatcattaaagaaattttttttattaatttatatatggttaatgaatatcaaataatttcattgtgtacataaattattcatacttgcttgcaatttaagtataaaataattttatatatggttaatcattaattatttattattaattgatagcatattttattttatattttatatggtcaatgataataaattagatgaaaattacatatttgcaGTGAATTTTTGTTAGATTTGACGCTGCTGGTAGACAGAAATGGGGATtgggaagttttgaaaatttgagggtccatgatgcaattattagtttcggaagcacattgtgaattgagtgaaagttcgaggggcaaagtgtaattaactcaataaaatattaattttgacattttcatttatttaaatatttatttgttatgaagaaagtacacattaattttctaactttgatattagattttaaaagaaaaaattggcataaactaataataatattgcagAACTATAACTTGAAGTACTCCAGCAAGATGATGTGACTTTATTGAAATGATGACTTATGGAGACTGGTTACCTTCTGTGGTTGAGTTTGGGATTTGAGCACTTCGTGTCTTTGAGAAGAAGACGAATTTTCTGGAGTTGTGAGCTTGTGCAAAACGAATagcgagtgagagagagaattttttatgtcaaaataatatttgaccGGTAACATGGACTCAACATATTTGACtagtgaaaatgatgaaagttaaaattattatagttttgtTGAGTCAACTAcagtaaatttttatataatctaattaaaatttGACCAAATTATAACTTTGTTAAATCTATTACTATGCTTTAGATTAGCATAGTCAGATATCCAAAGtcccaagagagagagagccgaacAGAgttaggcccggtttggatatCTCATCTTAACTGTACGGTTGGTTTGTTCCGTCTATCCAAACGGCAAAATACACGTGTATCTTATCTCAATCGgtctttaacaaaaaaaaatctacacaatttcttactatttacataatttccacacaccatattttttttatttttaaatttaattttttttatcaaatatttaatatatgaataatgaataaaaaaattgaattagtttaaaaataataaattcaa
This window of the Juglans regia cultivar Chandler chromosome 12, Walnut 2.0, whole genome shotgun sequence genome carries:
- the LOC108995895 gene encoding vesicle-associated membrane protein 722 codes for the protein MGQQSLIYSFVARGTVILAEYTEFTGNFTTIASQCLQKLPASNNKFTYNCDGHTFNYLVENGFTYCVVAVESAGRQIPIALLERVKEDFNKRYGGGKAATAVANSLNKEFGPKLKEHMQYCADHPEEISKLAKVKAQVSEVKGVMMENIEKVLDRGEKIELLVDKTENLRSQAQDFRQQGTQIRRKMWFQNMKIKLIVLGILIALILIIVLSICRGFNC